The proteins below come from a single Brassica rapa cultivar Chiifu-401-42 unplaced genomic scaffold, CAAS_Brap_v3.01 Scaffold0703, whole genome shotgun sequence genomic window:
- the LOC117130824 gene encoding uncharacterized protein LOC117130824, with protein MERREQDQVFGLLLTLDPPFNDVIKHMLRMPNLPSMEEVCAQLQKEEGSLGLFGSKGDLALANKAEEGVQANRAAYKTDERKYGDERRFGGNCDHCKKPGHKRSQCWILHPHLKPAKFNKDREARANLSTEASEAGPSGAGSSAQVGESAGKAMATHYTAAKSLEHEVIRKSDIDALIKALKESGY; from the exons atggagaggagggagcaggatcaggtgtttgggttgctgtTGACGTTGGATCCTCCATTCAAcgatgtgatcaagcacatgCTGAGGATGCCAAatctcccatccatggaggaagtgtgtgcgcaacttcagaaggaggaagggtcaCTTGGGCTCTTCGGAAGCAAGGGAGACTTAGCTCTAGccaacaaggctgaggaaggagtgcaagctaaccgtgcagcatacaagactgatgagaggaagtatggtgatgagaggaggtttggaggcaactgtgatcactgcaagaagccgggacacaaaaggagccagtgctggatccttcatccccatctcaagccggccaagttcaacaaggaccGAGAAGCCAGAGCTAACCTGTCTACTGAAGCAAGTGAAGCCGGCCCATCCGGAGCAGGCTCAAGTGCACAAGTGGGTGAAAGCGCAGGCAAGGCAATGGCAACTCACTACACGGCCGCAAAGAGTTTGGAGCATGAAGTGATCCGCAAATCTGACattgatgccctcatcaaagctcttaaggagtctg gatattga